The Bacteroides ovatus genomic interval TTTTATTCTTCGTCCTTTTGAGTCATCCTCATTCCGTATTGGTGCAGCTGTACATACTCCGACTTTTTTTAGTTTGAAGGAGCGGAATACTGCTTATCTTCGTTTCGACTTGAGTGAAGAGTTAAATGATATTACTAGACCTTATGATGCTCGTGGAAATGATACTGAAGGAGAATATGAATATAAATTAGTTACTCCGTGGAAATTCAATGCAAGTATGGGATATACTATCGGTTCTTCCGTCGCATTGGGAGTTGAGTATGAATATTCAGACCGTACTAAAGCTAAAATGAAAGATCCGGACGGATATGAATTAGGTCAGACGGAAGACATTAAAGCGATGATGAAGCCTGTTCATACACTTCGTGTTGGAGCTGAATTTAAGCTAGCACCGGAATTTTCATTCCGTTTGGGATATAATCATATAACTGCTCCTTTGAAATCAGACGCTTTTAAGTATCTTCCTGTAAACTCAATGCGTACTGATACGGAGTTCTCTAATCCGGGTGCTACTAATAATTATACATTCGGTTGTGGTTATCGTGGTGAAAGTTTCTATGTGGATATGGCATATTTGTATAACACTTATAAAGAAACATTCTATGCTTTTGATAGTTTAGAATTACCAGGAACAAAGGTAACCAATAATAATCATAAGGTGGTTCTTACCGTAGGTATGCGCTTCTAATCTAATAAAGAGACAGTTTTCAATTTCAATAATAACTTTTGTGTGTAAAAAATCCCTGGAATGCTGAGTGTCTACAGCGGTTCCGGGGATTTTTATTAGTATCACTTTTATTCTTTTGTTTTATCTGCGTAACGGAGTCCGTTCATCAATAATTCCGCGGCCTCCGTAAAGTCTCATCGTAACAGGACTTCCGGCTTCTATGGTAATATCCTGATCTGCGATGATAGGTTCTTCCTTATCGTCTACAATTACAGAACCAATCTTCTCACCAGCCTTGATTATCTGTGGAATCAAGTTAGTCAGGATACCTTCGGAAATTTTCCGGATACTGATATATTCCGGGGTTGCATTCTTGTCAGCTTCGATTTTACCGTTGAAAAGATCCTGCACACCTTTGTTCTTCAAGAAAAGTTTAACGATTGCTTTACCTTCGTACGGGTTGCCTTTTTCATCAAGTAGAATAACGGGCGCAGTCATTCGCTTGAATGTAAGGGCTACATTGCTAGAACCTTTGCTGGCTTGGGCTGTGCCAAACAAATATTCTAAACCGCCTTTGATGTCACGGTAGCGACTAAAGAGGGATCTAGTCGTTACATCACCGGACAATTCGGGATAATGAGCATAGAAAGTTACAGCTTCCGAATCTGTAGCTGTCTCGCTCCAATTTTGGTTATCTACTCCCAAAGTAAAAGGCTGATATTCCTGCTCGGAAACGGACATTGAAATGACGTCTCCAGCTGAAAAACTACTTTTTAAAGGGAGTGACAGGTTACTGCTGCTACGAGTAACAGCGTCAGTGATACTTTCATTGTCGACAGTAGTAAGAAAGTTGATACCTTCTTTACTGGGATCTTGCAGTTCTTCTTGCTGTTGACAACTGAACAGGCATACTGATGCCATAACAAATAAAAGGCTTTTTCTTTTCATTTGAGGGGTAATTAATAGGTTAATAATAGTGAGAGGTTTTTTAATATTCTACTCTGTCTTCTTTGGCCGCCCAGGCTTTGAAGGCAGTAAGGGCTTCATTATGCAATAAGATTTCGGAAGGAAGCTTTCTGTCTTCAGGCTTCAGTTCCAGTTCGTCATAGATAAAAGAGTCGTCGAAGCCAATATTCTTGGCATCGGTCTTATTGTTTCCATAGTACATTTTATCCAATCGCGCCCAGTAAATCGCACCGAGACACATGGGACAAGGTTCGCAGGAAGTATAGATTTCGTATCCGCTAAGATTAAAAGTACCGAGTTTGGCAGCTGCGGCACGTATCGCACTCACTTCGGCATGAGCAGTTGGGTCACAAGATGCCGTAACACGATTTACTCCTGTTGCAACTATTTCCCCCTCTTTCGTGGCAATCACAGCACCGAAAGGGCCTCCACCATTTTCAACATTTTCTTTGGAGAGCTCGATTGCTTTCCGCATTAAGTCTTCTCTAGTCATGGCACAAAAAATATATTGTTAGTTTCATTTTCCCTTTGCTTCTTTTTACAAAGATAGAAAAAACTAACAATATACAATGGAATATTCCTATTAATTTTTTAACAGTATCAGTAAACTTCGCAAGAAAATGATACTTTTTTTTGCTTTTTTTCGGGTTATAGTTTACCTAATATCTTGTCCATTACCCAGTTAGTGAGCGTTGCACTTTCTCCGTCGCAGGAGCAAACGGACTTACCTAACAAGTGATCGACCACTGCCTGAATAAGAGGTTGTTGCACATGTTCCGGGTTACCGATACAGATTTCTTCCCGTCCTTTTTCGGTATGTAAGCCGATAGGCTCATAAGTAAAGACAGAGAAACAAATCATTCCCTTGTCACCGATAATTTCAATACGGTCTTCGCGGGCAGAGTCATGGGCTACGAAACACCAGGAACCGCTACCAACCAATCCGCTATCAAATTGGAAACAGGCGCTTAATGTATCTTCAGCAGGATAAAGTCCACCTCGATTGCTCTTATAACCGCTTGCTTCGAGGATACAACCGAACATATCCTGCAACAAATCAATTTGATGCGGAGCAAGGTCGTAGAAGTAGCCACCTCCGGCAATGTCAGCCTGCACACGCCAGGGAAGGTTGTCACGATTGTAATCCAGATCGCGTGGCGGCTGGGCAAAACGAATTTGCACATTGATAATATTACCGATAGTACCGTTCTCTACCAGTTCCTTTACTTTCTGGAAATAGGGGAGATAACGGCGATAGTAAGCAACGAAACAGGGAACTCCCGTTTCATTGGATATGCGGTTGATGCGCGTACATTCTTCGTACGTCACAGCCATTGGTTTCTCAATATAGGCAGGTTTGCCTGCTTTCATGGACATAATGGCATACGTAGCATGTGAGGAAGGAGGAGTGGCAATGTAGATGGCATTTACTTCCGGATCATCGATCAGTTCTTGTGCATCGTCATACCATTTTTTGATTCCTCTCTCTTTGGCATACGCTTTCGCTTTCGCACCGTCACGACTCATCACGGCTACGACTTCCGAATGTTCTACTTTCTGGAAAGCGGGACCGCTTTTGGTCTTGGTTACTTCTCCACAACCAATGAAGCCCCATTTGATAATCTTTTCACTCATAATATATACCTATTGTGTCTGCTTTAACAAACCCCAAAGATAAAGCTATTTTTTGTCAAGAGCAACTTTATTGATTATTAACTTGGCAGAGACAGTGGGAAAACAGACATTACGTTTTATTTCAATAGAGGCTCTGTTTTACCTGAACAGACGGTCTGTTAGGAGAGAACAGAGCCTCTAAAAGATGGCAACGCACACTCTAATTCCGGTAAGAAGCAAGGTGAAGATCGCTATGCACCGGGTTAAAGGAGAATGAACACCGGGCAAAACTGAAAGGAAAGCCGGGGTGGGGGAACTTTCCTCTCTATGAATATGATTTTTTCTTTGATATATAAAAAGAAAGAGGTTGTGCCAACGTTTTGACACAACCTCTTTACGTGCAGTTTAATTGAAACTACTTTATCATTAACTCTGTAAAGATACGACATTCGGAATCGAAAGTCAAGTCTTTGAGAGTTTATTTACTTTCCTCTTTCAGGAAAAGAAGATTAAAAAGATCTTTCGGATTGCTTTTCCGGAACTGCTGATATGCCTTTAAATAATCGGTACGAGTGGAATCTAGCAGATACAGTCGATACAGGTCTTTACATAATTCCTGTTGTTTACCGTTCCATTCGCTGATTTGCTTGTAAGGCCATTCTTTGACTCCTTTGCCGAGATATGGCTTCAGAAAATCGGCAGCTTTGTAAATGCTTCGTCCGTCAGCAGAACTGACAGAAAGAACAGGTACATGGGCTTTTTCTCCCATAGTCGCAATATCTATCAGATGTTGCAGATTAAATTCTGAATATCCGAAAGCCAATGTCCGGCGTAATTCTTCGGGCTGTTTGCCGTCCGGTTCAATCTGTTTGAATACCCGCTTCTTGGGAACTTCCCGAAGTATCCGTTCGGCTACTTTATGATTGCCTGTATAGAGTGCAAATGCAATGGCTTGTGCATCATAAGCAGTACTATGATTGTTGGGGCGGCTGGCTTCTTCTTTTCCTTGTTCACTAGTCAGAATCCAGTCCAGTAATTGCCCGAACCATTTTTTTAGCTGCTCTGAATCTTTCGAGGTGAACGAACGGGATTTTTCAAGAAGCTGAACGGCATCCAGCATTTCCACTAACGAATAAGTATCTATCACACCATAGCAACGGCCAAGATCATTATTATGTCCGGGCGCAACCTGCGCATATTTCAGATGTGGGTTCATGCAGGTTTTCTTATCCAGAAACCAGACACGAATCTGTTTGGTTGCTTTCAGTGCATACTGTTCTTTGCCACTGAAATACCACGCAAGTGCGAGTGTCGTGACATTATTTGCCATCTCTCCCAAGCGGTTACGGTCCAGTTTATCCAGTTCCGGATTGGATACACCATCGCGGCTGATATAAGGTTTACCGTCCGGCTTGGTCGGGTCCGGCCAGAAATAGCGTGCCTGGCTCAAGTAGTCGTGTTTGTCTCCGCTTGGTGGCGTTTTATCTTTCATCATAACAGAAAGATAGTGGGCGTTCAAAGCCTTGTCTGCCTGCTTTAGTAAGTTCAGATAAGTGGCGTTGTATGCGGGTTGATTGAGAGACTTTTTCACTTGTTCCAGATGTTCCGCATTCCAGATGCTCTGGGCGCAAACAGTCATTGCAACAATGCTGAAAGCCAGTGACAAACGGATTCTCTTGGAGTAGTTCGCTCGTAGATTCATGGGATAATATAACTTTTTGGGTACTCGTTTTATTGTATTGTCTATTTCTCGTAATATACATTCATAATGATGGTGTTCAGTTTTCTGTCTGTTTGAATATTCAGCTGTTTCACCCAAATCAATCCGAATTTCTCCTTATGATAGAAGTAATACACTTCTCCTGCTGCAACAGTCGGAGTATTTGTTTTGATATCAGACGCTTTCACATCTCCGATGTCATCCCGGATATTGGTGATTTCACCGTTTGTCACTTTGGTAATCAGTGCGTCATCTGTGACTTTCTTGAATGGAGTTGTCTGTGTGGATTCTTTCCAGATGGCATAATCATTCAGATTCAAAGCTGTACCATTGCAAAACTGACTGTTCAGAAGATTGGTTCCGATATTGGCCGGGTTCAACAGACGCGCTGTGGGTGCACCGCTAGTATTATCCATTGCGAAAGTAACCCATTCTTTATGTTCGACTACATCGCATGGAGTCATCGTCCGTCCATTCGTAACATCAAAGAAAGCATTCTCCGTTCCATGACTTCCCAGTTCGATATCCTCCCAAAGGACGTATGGCAGGGTAGGTGTCGGTTTCACAGTTACGCTTCCCGATACGGCTAGTTCCTGATTATCTCCCAACACGTTGTCATACACTAATACTACGTTGTCGATTACTAAATTTTCGGTAATGTCTTCGGGAGCATTGAAAGAAAGGCTGGTAGCGGTAGCTGTAAACTCGTAAGATTGACCGTTTACGATTAGTTTCTTGATAATATTCAGGTTGGTTCCGGCCAGCGTAATAATGGCTCCTGTGCCCACTTCTCCTTCCAGAACAGTGGTGACAGTAGGAATAACCGGTGGCACGATTACTTCAAAATCATTAGATACATTCACGGTATTGGTGGTATACGTAACGCTCAACTGGACTTTTTTAGTTACATCGAAAGTTGAGGGTACGGTTACCATAAGTGAAGTATGCGAACGGTCCGGATTGGGATCGAAAGATACCACTTGATCTCCGAAGTTTACCTTAGTAATCAGGTGCATATTCTTTCCTGTAAGTGTGATCTTATCTCCGATAGTAGCAGAACTTACATCAGTGGTGACACCCGGCACTACCACTTCGAATGCATCACTCAAAGTCAGTTTGTGTACCGAATTGTAAGTGGCAACGACAGAGATATGCTGTGTCACTTCAAAATTATCGGGCACCGCCACTATCAGCGTGGTTTGTGAACGGTTGGATGGCTCGGTGGTGATGTTGACCACCTGATTGTCAAAAGCCACTTTAGAGATCAGATGCATATTCTGCCCGGTAAAGGTAACCTCGTCACCGATTGCTACGGAATAATCCGTAGCCAGTGGATTGACAGACGTTTCCGGAATTATAATTTCATTGTCACGGGTACATCCGTACAACAAACCTATCAGACAGAACAAGACTGCCGATAATGCGGTAAATTTATATTGTCTTTTCATTGTCTTTCGTCTTTTTTAGTAACGTTGATAATACAGGTCGAAAGTAATCGTTGCATTGGCATCATTCGTCGCCTTAACAGCGTCAAAATCTACATTGACAGAACGGATAATCATGATACCGAATTTATTCTTCTTCAGATTCTTGAACACAACGACACTGCCTGCCTTGTATATATTCGATGCTTCTTTATCCTCTGCTTCCGTTTTCTGACGGCTGCGTACCGAGTTGGAACCTTCCGCATCCATATCAATATTGAATAATGCTTTGGTAATCTCGTCGGTAGGAGATATTTCTTCGATGTTTCCTTCTTTAATGTTTCTAATCAGTTCGCCATATCCTTTGCTTTCCTGAAGTACAAGAAGTTTGGTGACAGTAGAAGTAAACTCACCAAAGTTTTCGTTGACTTCGGCTTCGGTAGAAGAACTTTTCAATGGAGGCAATGGAGTACCGTTACACCAGTAGTTTCTCAAATTAGCTTTTATGTTCTGCGGACCGTTCAATGCAAAGTCATTATTACTGTTGTGTACCGCTGCAAAATCAATCAGGGCACGGGAATCCACATCTTTCAGGATACAAGTGGTGGAAACCTGTCCGGTAGTTCCGTTAATCATATTACCGAAATCTTCATTGCGGTGTGCGCCCATCTTCAGATTCGGATAGCTGAATACTCTCGGAATAAATACATAACAGTCATTCCGTAGTGTCAGACTGCCTGTTCCCTCATAATATTTGGCCAGAACATCCACAGTAGCACTCTCCGGCAATTCCGGAACACGGAATACAATGCTGTTGGCAGTCTTCTCAACGAAGTTAGTCACTTTCACTTCATCCCCGAAATGGATGCTTTCAATCAAATTCAGGAAAGTTCCGTTGAGGGTAATCAGACTTCCCTCGGTCACCCGTTCTGCCATTGCGTCAATGGTCGGAATATCTTTGATGATCTCAAAAGCAGGACCCTCCGGTTGAGTGAACTGCTCTCCTGTAGAGTCAAGATAATAGAGGGAGATAGGAGCGGCATCCGTGATGACGAAAGGAATGGTTGCTACAATTTCTCTTTCGGACTGATAGGAGATAGAAGCCTCTTTATCACCGAAACAAACTTTGGACACGATGTCCAGATTCTCACCCTGTATTTCAATCTGATCTCCCACGTGCGCTCCGGCAGGAACATTCTTCACTTGGGGAACCGGATATACAATCGTAAATGACTGCTCGCTTTCCGTCTTTTTTTCTTTCGTACTAAGAACGATTTTCCCGTTTCCGGCATTGGCGGGAACTACAATAACAATCTCCTGTTGAGAGAGCTTATAGCGTATCGTAGCTTCTACGCCACCAATCGTTGCCTTTTGTATATCGCGCAGGAATTCTCCTTTGATAGTGATTTCCTGTCCGAACTTACCGCTTGTCGGGGTGAACTCTATAATTTGAGGATCACCCTGCTCGATGACATCAGTCGATTCTTTTTCGTTGCAGCCTGCCAGCGCAGTGAGAACGAAGAAGATGAATAGGTTATAGAATTTATTTTTCATGATTCAGTGTCGTTTAGTATTAATAGTTAGGGTTCTGTGTGATGACGCCCGGATTATTGTCGATTACGCTTTGTGGAATCGGAAGTATCAACTGATAATCCTTTAACTTGTTGATCTGTTGGGTGTAGCCTGCATAGAAATCCCATTCGGTTTCCTGAATATGCTTGTTGATTACCTCTATGGCCTTGCCCCAACGCAAGAGGTCGAACCAGCGTTGATTTTCGAAAGCCAGTTCCAGACGACGTTCTTTCTCAAGATAGGTGCGGAATAC includes:
- a CDS encoding fimbrillin family protein encodes the protein MKRKSLLFVMASVCLFSCQQQEELQDPSKEGINFLTTVDNESITDAVTRSSSNLSLPLKSSFSAGDVISMSVSEQEYQPFTLGVDNQNWSETATDSEAVTFYAHYPELSGDVTTRSLFSRYRDIKGGLEYLFGTAQASKGSSNVALTFKRMTAPVILLDEKGNPYEGKAIVKLFLKNKGVQDLFNGKIEADKNATPEYISIRKISEGILTNLIPQIIKAGEKIGSVIVDDKEEPIIADQDITIEAGSPVTMRLYGGRGIIDERTPLRR
- a CDS encoding IPT/TIG domain-containing protein yields the protein MKNKFYNLFIFFVLTALAGCNEKESTDVIEQGDPQIIEFTPTSGKFGQEITIKGEFLRDIQKATIGGVEATIRYKLSQQEIVIVVPANAGNGKIVLSTKEKKTESEQSFTIVYPVPQVKNVPAGAHVGDQIEIQGENLDIVSKVCFGDKEASISYQSEREIVATIPFVITDAAPISLYYLDSTGEQFTQPEGPAFEIIKDIPTIDAMAERVTEGSLITLNGTFLNLIESIHFGDEVKVTNFVEKTANSIVFRVPELPESATVDVLAKYYEGTGSLTLRNDCYVFIPRVFSYPNLKMGAHRNEDFGNMINGTTGQVSTTCILKDVDSRALIDFAAVHNSNNDFALNGPQNIKANLRNYWCNGTPLPPLKSSSTEAEVNENFGEFTSTVTKLLVLQESKGYGELIRNIKEGNIEEISPTDEITKALFNIDMDAEGSNSVRSRQKTEAEDKEASNIYKAGSVVVFKNLKKNKFGIMIIRSVNVDFDAVKATNDANATITFDLYYQRY
- a CDS encoding nucleoside deaminase; this translates as MTREDLMRKAIELSKENVENGGGPFGAVIATKEGEIVATGVNRVTASCDPTAHAEVSAIRAAAAKLGTFNLSGYEIYTSCEPCPMCLGAIYWARLDKMYYGNNKTDAKNIGFDDSFIYDELELKPEDRKLPSEILLHNEALTAFKAWAAKEDRVEY
- a CDS encoding Gfo/Idh/MocA family protein, which gives rise to MSEKIIKWGFIGCGEVTKTKSGPAFQKVEHSEVVAVMSRDGAKAKAYAKERGIKKWYDDAQELIDDPEVNAIYIATPPSSHATYAIMSMKAGKPAYIEKPMAVTYEECTRINRISNETGVPCFVAYYRRYLPYFQKVKELVENGTIGNIINVQIRFAQPPRDLDYNRDNLPWRVQADIAGGGYFYDLAPHQIDLLQDMFGCILEASGYKSNRGGLYPAEDTLSACFQFDSGLVGSGSWCFVAHDSAREDRIEIIGDKGMICFSVFTYEPIGLHTEKGREEICIGNPEHVQQPLIQAVVDHLLGKSVCSCDGESATLTNWVMDKILGKL
- a CDS encoding alginate lyase family protein; the encoded protein is MNLRANYSKRIRLSLAFSIVAMTVCAQSIWNAEHLEQVKKSLNQPAYNATYLNLLKQADKALNAHYLSVMMKDKTPPSGDKHDYLSQARYFWPDPTKPDGKPYISRDGVSNPELDKLDRNRLGEMANNVTTLALAWYFSGKEQYALKATKQIRVWFLDKKTCMNPHLKYAQVAPGHNNDLGRCYGVIDTYSLVEMLDAVQLLEKSRSFTSKDSEQLKKWFGQLLDWILTSEQGKEEASRPNNHSTAYDAQAIAFALYTGNHKVAERILREVPKKRVFKQIEPDGKQPEELRRTLAFGYSEFNLQHLIDIATMGEKAHVPVLSVSSADGRSIYKAADFLKPYLGKGVKEWPYKQISEWNGKQQELCKDLYRLYLLDSTRTDYLKAYQQFRKSNPKDLFNLLFLKEESK